The Salmo trutta unplaced genomic scaffold, fSalTru1.1, whole genome shotgun sequence genome includes a window with the following:
- the LOC115187908 gene encoding uncharacterized protein LOC115187908, translated as MPSCSQRCVVSVPEVCGLSPRGVWSPPVSQSQRCVVSVPEVWSQSQRCVVSVPEVCGLLQGLSPRGVWSQSQRCVVSSSVSAPEVCGLSPRGVWSQSQRCVVSSSVSVPEVCGLSPRGVVSVPEVCGLSPRGVWSQSQRCVVSSRVSVPEVCGLSPRGVWSQSQRCVVSSSVSAPEVCGLSPRGVWSPPVSQSQRCVVSSSVSAPEVCGLSPRGVWSQSQRCVVSSSVSVPEVCGLLQCLSPRGVWFQSQRCVVSVPEVCGLSPRGVWSPPGSQSQRCVVSVPEVCGLLQCVLKACK; from the exons TCCCAGAGGTGTGTGGTCTCAGTCCCAGAGGTGTGTGGTCTCAGTCCCAGAGGTGTGTGGTCTCCTCCAGTGTCTCAGTCCCAGAGGTGTGTGGTCTCAGTCCCAGAGGTGTGGTCTCAGTCCCAGAGGTGTGTGGTCTCAGTCCCAGAG GTGTGTGGTCTCCTCCAGGGTCTCAGTCCCAGAGGTGTGTGGTCTCAGTCCCAGAGGTGTGTGGTCTCCTCCAGTGTCTCAGCCCCAGAG GTGTGTGGTCTCAGTCCCAGAGGTGTGTGGTCTCAGTCCCAGAGGTGTGTGGTCTCCTCCAGTGTCTCAGTCCCAGAGGTGTGTGGTCTCAGTCCCAGAGGTGT GGTCTCAGTCCCAGAGGTGTGTGGTCTCAGTCCCAGAGGTGTGTGGTCTCAGTCCCAGAGGTGTGTGGTCTCCTCCAGGGTCTCAGTCCCAGAGGTGTGTGGTCTCAGTCCCAGAGGTGTGTGGTCTCAGTCCCAGAGGTGTGTGGTCTCATCCAGTGTCTCAGCCCCAGAGGTGTGTGGTCTCAGCCCCAGAGGTGTGTGGTCTCCTCCAGTGTCTCAGTCCCAGAGGTGTGTGGTCTCCTCCAGTGTCTCAGCCCCAGAGGTGTGTGGTCTCAGTCCCAGAGGTGTGTGGTCTCAGTCCCAGAGGTGTGTGGTCTCCTCCAGTGTCTCAGTCCCAGAGGTGTGTGGTCTCCTCCAGTGTCTCAGCCCCAGAGGTGTGTGGTTTCAGTCCCAGAGGTGTGTGGTCTCAGTCCCAGAGGTGTGTGGTCTCAGTCCCAGAGGTGTGTGGTCTCCTCCAGGGTCTCAGTCCCAGAGGTGTGTGGTCTCAGTCCCAGAGGTGTGTGGTCTCCTCCAGTGTGTGTTGAAAGCTTGTAAATAG